The nucleotide sequence ATCGACAAGTACCGGCCGCGCCTCGAAGGCAAGACGGTGATGCTTTATGTGGGCGGCCTGCGCCCTCGCCATGTCATCACGGCCTACGAGGACCTCGGCATGCGGATCGTCGGCACCGGCTACGAGTTTGCCCACAACGATGACTATCAGCGCACCGGCCATTACGTGAATAAGGGTACGCTGATCTATGACGACGTCACCGGTTACGAGCTGGAAAAATTCATCGAGGGGATCCGCCCTGATCTCGTTGGCTCCGGCATCAAGGAGAAGTACCCGGTGCAGAAGATGGGCATCCCGTTCCGTCAGATGCACTCCTGGGATTATTCCGGACCGTATCACGGCTATGACGGCTTCGCCATTTTCGCCCGCGACATGGATCTGGCCATCAACAACCCTGTCTGGGACCTCTACGACGCTCCCTGGAAGAAAAAAGCCGTGCCGCCGATGGCGATAGCGGCCGAATAAAAAGCTGGCCTCCCAGGAGCAGGGGGCCAATGAACGCCCGCGACCCTTGATCTGCGGGAAACCAGAAACGTCTCGAGGTCCTGTGCCGCCGCCTGGCGCGCCAGAAGGAAAAGGTGACCACCATGCCGCAGTCGGCCGAAAAAGTTCTCGACCATGCTCCCCTGTTCCGCGAGCCGGAATACAGGCAGATGCTCGCCGAGAAGAAGCTGAATTTTGAATGCCCCCACCCGGACCAGATCGTTACCGATCAACGCGAATACACCAAGACCTGGGAATACCGCGAAAAAAACCTCGCCCGCGAAGCCCTCGTCGTGAACCCGGCCAAGGCCTGCCAGCCGCTCGGCGCCGTGTTTGCGGCCGCAGGCTTCGAGCGGACCATGTCCTTCGTCCATGGCAGCCAGGGCTGCGTTGCCTATTACCGTTCGCATCTGTCGCGGCACTTCAAGGAGCCTTCATCGGCGGTTTCGTCCTCGATGACCGAGGACGCGGCGGTGTTCGGCGGCCTGAAGAACATGGTCGACGGGCTCGCCAACACCTATGCGCTCTACGACCCGAAGATGATTGCTGTCTCGACCACCTGTATGGCGGAGGTCATCGGTGACGACCTGCATAGCTTCATCGAAAACGCCAAGAGCGAGGGCTCGGTCCCGCCCGACTTCGATGTTCCTTTCGCTCACACCCCCGCTTTCGTCGGCAGCCACGTCGATGGCTATGATGGCATGATCAAGGGCATTCTGGAGAACTTCTGGAACGGCAGCGCGCGCAAGGAAGTGGCTAAAGCCATCAACATCATTCCCGGCTTCGACGGCTTCTGCGTCGGCAACAACCGCGAACTGAAGCGCTTGCTCGACATAATGGGCGTATTCTACATCTTCATCCAGGATGCCTCCGACCAGTTCGACACGCCCTCGGACGGTATGTACCGCATGTATGACGGCGGCACGAAGATCGAGGACGTGAAGTCGGCTTTAAACGCCGAAGCGACACTGTCGCTGCAGCACTATAACACCCGCAAAACGCTCGAATACTGCAACGAGGTCGGTCAGGCGACGGCCTCGTTCCACTATCCGCTGGGTGTCAAGGCGACCGACGAATTCCTGATGAAGGTCTCGGAAATTTCCGGCAAGGAAATCCCCGGGATAATCGGAATGGAGCGCGGCAGACTTGTCGACGCTATGGCGGACAGTCAGGCCTGGCTGCACGGCAAGAAATACGCGATCTACGGTGATCCCGACTTCGTCTACGCCGTTGCCCGGTTCGTCATGGAAACCGGCGGTGAGCCGACCCACTGCCTCGCCACCAACGGAACGTCGGCCTGGGAAGCCGAGATGAAGGAGTTGCTTGCATCCTCGCCCTTCGGCAAGGATGCCCAGGTCTGGGCGGGTAAGGACCTCTGGGCGCTGCGCTCGCTGCTCTTCACCGAACCGGTGGACCTGCTGATCGGCAATTCTTATGGCAAGTATCTCGAGCGCGACACCGGCACCCCGTTGATCCGACTGACCTTTCCTATTTTCGACCGGCACCATCACCACCGTTTCCCGCTCATGGGCTACCAGGGCGGACTGCGCGTCTTAACGACGATCCTCGACAAGATCTTCGACAAGCTCGATCGCGAGACGAGCGAGCCGGGTGTGACGGACTATTCTTATGACCTGACTCGCTAGGAGCGGCGGTCGGCCCTGTTAAGGCCGGCCGACTTCATTTGGACTTGGAGACCCGGCGCAATGCCCTCGCTCACTGCTAAAATCCAGGATGTCTTCAACGAGCCCGCCTGCGAGAAGAATCGCAGCAAGGATTCCAAGGCGCGCAAAAGCGGCTGTTCGAAGCCGCTGACACCCGGGGCGGCAGCCGGCGGCTGCGCTTTCGACGGCGCCAAGATCGTGCTGCAGCCGATCACCGACGTCGCGCATCTGATCCATGCCCCACTCGCCTGCGAGGGCAACTCCTGGGACAACCGCGGCACGGCTTCGTCCGGGCCAATGCTTTGGCGCACGAGCTTCACAACCGACCTCACCGAACTCGACGTGGTAATGGCGCAGGGGGAGCGGAAGCTTTTCAAAGCAATCCGCGAAATCAAGGAAGCGTATGCGCCGCCGGCGATCTTCGTCTATTCGACCTGCGTGACCGCGTTGATCGGCGACGACATTGAGGCGGTCTGCAAGCGCGCTGCGGAAAAGTTCGGCTTGCCGGTGGTGCCGGTCAATGCGCCGGGCTTCGTCGGCTCCAAGAATCTTGGCAACAAGCTCGCCGGCGAAGCGTTGCTCGACCACGTCATCGGCACCGTGGAACCTGATGATGTCGGTGCTTACGACATCAATGTCCTTGGCGAATTCAACCTCTCCGGCGAGTTCTGGCTGGTGAAACCGCTCCTTGATCGCCTCGGCATCCGGGTGCGCGCCTGCATTCCGGGCGACGCGCGCTACCGCGATGTTGCCTCCGCGCACCGCGCCCGGGCGTCTATGTTGGTATGCTCGACGGCACTTATAAATCTCGCCCGCCAGATGGAGGAGCGCTGGGACATTCCATTCTTCGAGGGCTCCTTCTATGGCATCACCGACACCTCGGAAGCACTCAGGCAGATCGCCAAACTGCTCGTGACAAAGGGCGCCCATCCGGAAATCCTTAAGCGCACCGAGGCACTGATCGCGCAGGAAGAGGCGATTGCGTGGCAGAAGCTCGCAGCATACCGGCCGAGGCTCCAAGGCAAGCGCGTGCTGCTCAACACCGGCGGTGTGAAGTCCTGGTCCGTTCTCCATGCGCTGATGGAGATCGGCGTTGAGATGGTCGGCACCTCCGTCAAGAAATCGACGGTCGAAGACAAGGAACGCATCAAGCAGATTCTCAAGGACGAGAACCACATGTTCGAGTCGATGGCGCCGCGCGAGCTTTACAACATGCTCGCAGACCATAAAGCCGACATCATGCTGTCGGGCGGGCGCACGCAATTCATCGCGCTGAAGGCCAAGACACCCTGGCTCGATATCAACCAGGAGCGGCACCACGCCTATGCCGGCTATGACGGCATGGTGGAACTCGTACGCCAGATCGACCTTGCCATTCACAATCCGATCTGGAGTGAGGTGCGGGAGCCGGCACCGTGGGAGCGTCAGCCTGATGTAGAGGAAGAACTGCCAAGTATGCAGGGCGAGACCGAGACTGTGTACGCCTTTCAGAAATTTGTCGGCACGACGGCCGACGGCTTCGGCAAGTGTTGAGGAAAGTCGATGGTCCATATCCTTCCCCAGACCAAATCAGCTGCGGTCAATCCGCTGAAATCGTCACAGCCGCTCGGTGCCGCACTCGCCTTTCTTGGGGTCGATCGTGCGATACCGCTGTTCCACGGCAGCCAGGGTTGCACCAGCTTCGCGCTGGTACTTTTCGTGCGGCACTTCAAGGAGGCCATCCCGTTGCAGACAACGGCGATAGATGAGGTTGCGGCGATCCTCGGCGGTATGGATCATTTGGAAGAGGCAATCCTCAACCTAAAGACCCGAACGAACCCGAAGCTGATCGGGGTCTGCACCACGGCGCTGGTGGAAACTCGTGGCGAAGACTTCGCTAGGGATCTCGCGAAGATCAAGCTGTTGCGCGCGAAAGAACTTAAAGGTACGGAGATCGTACTGGCCAACACGCCTGATTTCGACGGCGCGATCGAGGAAGGCTGGGCCACGGCCGTCACCGCAATGATCCAAAGGATTACGCTGCGCGGCGAGCAGGCGCGGCAATCGAAGAAGATAGTGATCCTGCCCGGCTGGAATCTCACGGTCGCTGATATCGAGCATTTGCGCGAGATTGTCGAAAGCTTCGGGCTTAAGCCGGTTATCCTACCGGACATCTCCGGCTCGCTCGACGGCACAGTGCCCGACGATCGTTGGGTGCCTACCACCTATGGCGGCACCCGCTTTGACGACATCCAAGAGCTTGGCACGGCGGTGCAGTGTATCGCGATCGGCGAGCATATGCGCCGCCCGGCAGAGCTGCTGCAGACGCAGACCGGAGTGCCTTACGCACTGTTCCACTCGCTGACGGGATTGAAGGGAGCCGACCGGTTCGTCTCACTGCTTTCCGCGATCTCCCGTGCGCCGGTGCCAGCAAATATCCGCCGTCACCGCGCACAGCTGCAGGACGCATTGCTCGACGGGCATTTCCATTTCGGTGGCAAGAAGATTGCAATCGCCGCCGAGCCGGACCAGCTCTACCAACTCGCCACCTTCTTCACCGGCATGGGCGCCGAGATCGCGGCGGCCGTCACCACGACCGGCACCTCAAAAATTCTCGAGGAAATGCCGGCCGAATCGCTCCAGGTCGGCGATCTTGGCGATGTCGAGGGTCTTGCCGCCGGCGCTGATCTTCTCGTCACCCATTCGCATGGACGCCAGGCGGCGGAGCGCCTTGGCATTCCGCTTATGCGCGTCGGCTTCCCGATTTTCGACCGGCTCGGGAGCCAGCACAAGCTCTCCATACTTTATCAGGGAACGCGCGACCTGATTTTCGATGTTGCCAACATCTTCCAGGCCAACCAGCGCGCGCCGCGGCCTGAATCACTTGATCCGTTTCGTAAACGAGAAATGCCCAGATGACCGCCGCCCGTCGCCTCTCCCTCGTCCCTGACGGGGTTCACTCGCCGGTCCCGAAACGGAAGGCCGGCGCGTTGCGCGTAGCAATCGCCACCCAAGATATGAAAACTCTCGACGCCCATTTCGGGTCGGCCAAGCGTTTCGCCGTCTATGACGTGAGCCGCGACGACTGGAAACTCGTGGAAGTCCTGGACTTCGAAGACGTTTCCGACGAGAGCGGGGAGCATCGGACCGAGGGCGATGACCGCATTACCCCGAAGGTGGAGGCATTGAAGGGCTGTCACCTCTTGTTCTGTCTGGCGATTGGCGGGCCTTCGGCAGCCAAGGTTGTTTCGGCAAAAATCCATCCGATCAAAGTGCCGCAACCTCAGTCCATCGAAGAGGTGCTGTCGCGAACCCGGACGATGCTCCGGACGGCTCCTCCGCCCTGGCTGCGCAAGGTGCTAACGGAAGCAGGCGCCACTGACAAGAAACCCTTCGACGATGAGGACTAAATCATGGGAACATTGACTGGTATTGCGAATGGCCCTGCTGTCAACGAGGAGTGGGATCTTGCCACTCCTTTCCTCAGATGCCTCATACGGCTAATTCGCGCTCAGGATACCCATGGGGCGTGGGAAGACAAATCGGACGCCGACCTGCTGGCCGACTTCATCCTCACCAAGGAGCAGCGCCGTGACATCCCGATCATCGGCGATCCCGATCCGGACGTGCTGTGGAGGCTCCAGGTTTTTTACAGTTGCGTGGGACTGGTGATCGAAGAGCGCTCCGGCCTGGTGGCATCGCCGATCATGACGATGAGCCACGAGGGCTTTGGCCGCGTGGTTCTCACGACCGGGCGGTTGGTCGTTCTGTCGAAGACCCTGCGCGATGTCCACCGGTTCGGCTTTGAGACGTTTCGCAAACTCGCCGACGCCGGCACGAAACTGGTCGACGATGCGGTCGCAGCCATCGAAAACTATCCCAACGTGGCGCTTGCGGATGGGCCTGGTTTTCGAGGAAGAGATCATGTCAAATCTTGAGGAGCAGCTTAAGAAAGTCCGCAAACTGCAGTCACGTGCGGCAACTGCGAAAATGGAGTTGCACGATCTTGCCGAGGATCTTCCGATCAACTGGACTAGGATCAAGACTGTCGCACGGAAAACGTTCGACGCCTTTGCCGAGTTGGAAAGCGCGAAGGAAGAGCTTTCCACGTTGGAGAATTCACGATGACCGGCCGTTTCGTCACGCGCGATGGCTCCAGCTGGGTGCCGGAGTATCTGACCGCTATCGATGGCACGACCTGCATCGGTTGTGGCCGGTGCTTTAAGGTTTGCTCGCGCGAGGTCATGCACCTTTACGGCATCGATGACGCGGGTGAAATCCTCGGCATCTGCGACGACGAGGACGACGACTTCGATGGCGAGCTCAATCGCATGATCATGGTCATCGACCATGCCGGCCGTTGCATTGGCTGCGGAGCCTGTGCCCGCGTCTGCCCGAAGAACTGCCAGACTCATGTTGCCGCAGACAAGGTTGCCGCGTGATCTTGCGAACAAATCAGGAGAACAGTGTTGCCCTTCAGAATCTTTTTCTGCCTCCTGCTGCTCGTCGTCGGCGCCAGCGCCCTAACGAGCTACTTAGTCTCGCATTCCATCCGCAGCGTAATGGTCACAACGATGGGTGCTTGGCTCCTTCTACAAGTGGCTTATTTCGCAAGCGTGCTCTTTCTCATCTGGCGATCTAGCCGCGCTCAGAGCGGTCGCCAAAGGGCTAAGCGTTTCGATCATTGCCAGGAAGGACGCTATCAGTCGCAAGCGTATCATGAGGGCGATAAATGAATGCTCAGACGCGCTCCAACTGGGTCAAACCCTCCGCGTATCGGCGCTCCCTTAGGTGCGCTTTCCCTATTACTTCTCGGCTCAGGATAAGACGGCGTCACTGTCATCGTGTTTGCGATTACCCTAGAGGGACTCCAGGATGAATGAGACTATTCGCGATTTGCTGGCCAAGTGTGGTGCGCTCCCCGTCACGATGGATCAGATTGCCGACGACGCCGATCTCTATGCGGCGGGCTTGTCTTCCTTTGCGTCGGTGCAACTCATGCTCCGCATCGAAGAGGCTTTCGATATCGAGTTTCCCGACAATCTGCTGAACCGCAAATCCTTCGCCAGCATCGTCGCCATCGAAAAGACGGTCGGCATGATCCTGGATAGCCGAAAGGTCATCTGATGAATGTCGCGGGCGCTTCAATTGAAGCCAGGGCCGAAGACGCGGCGGCGGTGCGCGCCGCGCGCGTCGCGGCGATCGCCGGCAAATATGCTGATGAAGTCGATGCCGAAGGCCGCTTCCCGCGCGAGGCTGTGGATGCGATGCGCGCCGAAAGGCTGCTGTCGATCCAGATTCCCGCCGATCTGGGCGGGGAGGGTGCGTCGATCACCGAGATCGCCGACCTTTGCTCGATCCTCGGGCAGACCTGTGCGGCCAGCGCCATGGTTTTCGCCATGCACCAGATCAAGCTGTCGAGCCTGGTCGAACACGGCGCCGGCAGCGACTGGCACCGCGATTACATGCGCCATGTCGCTAAAGAACAGCTTCTGTTGGCCTCGGCGACGACGGAAGGCGGGATCGGCGGCAATCTGCGAAACAGCATCTGCGCCATCAAGGTCGTGGACGGCACCTGCTTTCTGGAGAAGGATGCGACCGTGATATCCTATGGCGCCCATGCCGATGCGGTTCTCATCACCTCGCGCAGCCATACCGAGGCCGCCTCGTCCGACCAGGTGCTGACGGTTTTCCTCAAGGGCCAATACAGGCTTGAGCGCACGGTCGAGTGGAACACGCTCGGCATGCGCGGCACCTGCTCCGACGGTTTCCTCTTCAAGGGCGAGGGGCCGGCCGCACAGATCCTGCCGAAGCCATTTGCCGAGATCGCCGCGGAGTCGATGCTGGCAACCTCTCATCTTCTTTGGAGCGGCGTCTGGTACGGCATAGCCGCCGATGCCGTCGCCCGTGCCCAGGCTTTCGTGCGCGCTGCCGCCCGCAAATCGCCCGGCACGCCGCCGCCCGGCGCGCTGCGTCTGGCGGAGGTTTCCTGCCTGCTGCAGATGGTGAAATCCAATGTCCTCGCCGGGCTGAAAATCTACGAAGAGGCGAAGGCCGATGCCGACCGGCTGTCCTCGATGGCCTTTGCCGTCGCCATGAACAACGTCAAGATCGCGTCGTCGGAGATGATCCTGCCGATCATCAACCACGCCATGTTGATCTGCGGCATCATGGGCTACAAGAACGGCACGCCCTATAGCCTCGGCCGCCATCTGCGCGACGCGCATTCCGCTCAATTGATGATCTCGAACGACCGCATTCTCGGCAATACGTCGCCGATGCTGCTCGTCCATAAGCAAGGTACCAGCCTGTTGGGGTAATTGTCATGGATATACAAACATCGTTTCTCGACCGCCTTTTCGAATCCGGTCTTCTGATCGACACCGGCATTGACGGCCTCTATGGCCGCAGCGGTCAGTTCGAAGATGTGATCTCTGCCTTTGAGCGCCTGATCTACGGATTCGGCGGTGCGGATGGCGCCGAAGCAATCCGCTTCCCGCCGGGCATGAATCGCGCCCTCTTTGAGGCGAGCGGCTACATGAAGAGCTTTCCGCAGCTCGCCGGCACCGTGCACAGCTTCTGCGGCAGCGAGTTCGACCACACGAGCCTGCTGAAATGCATGGAAGTCGGCGAAGACTGGACGAAAGACCAGGAGGCGACCGATATCGTGCTGACGCCGGCGGCCTGCTATCCGCTCTACCCGACCGTCGCGAAGCGCGGTCCCTTGCCGGAGAGCGGCGCGCTGTTCGACCTGCAATCCTATTGCTTCCGCCATGAGCCTTCGAAGGACCCGGCCCGCCAGCAGCTGTTCCGCATGCGCGAATATGTCTGCATGGGCACCAAAGGCCACGTCACGGATTTCCGCCAGAGCTGGATGGACCGCGGCCTCGAGATGATGAAGGCCGTCGGCCTCGACGTCGTCATCGATGTCGCCAACGATCCGTTCTTCGGCCGCGCCGGCAAGATGCTCGCCAATAACCAGCGCGACCAGAACCTGAAATTCGAGCTGCTGATCCCGATCACCTCATCCGCCAATCCGACCGCCTGCATGAGCTTCAACTATCATCAGGATGCGTTCGGCGCGAAATGGGGCCTGAATTTCGCTGATGGCAGCGTCGCGCATACGGCCTGCGTCGCCTTCGGTCTCGAGCGCATCGCGCTGGCGCTGTTCCATCATCATGGGCTCAATACCGCGGAATGGCCCCAGAGCGTGCGCAAGGCGCTGTGGGGCTGATCGTGGCTTCCGTCTTCAGGGACCTCGATCCCGCCACCCATATGCCACACGCGCTGCACGCCAGCGAGCGCATGTGGCCGGAAACCAACTGCTATCTCGACCTCTGGATCGAAGTGCTGAACACGCTCAGGCTGCCGGCTGAAGCGATGCTCGCCTTTACGCTGACGCAGGATTTCGAAGGCGATCAGTTTACCTTCTTCAAGGTGCCGCTCGATGATCTCGAAGCGCTCTATGGCATTCGGTGCACGGAACTGGCGATCTACGACAAGGTCGAGCGCCATGTCCTTGAGCAGATTGGCCGCGGCCGGCTCTGCCTGGTCGAAATGGATTCCTTCTACATGCCGGACACGCAGGGCGTCGGCTATCGCCGGGAGCACGGCAAGACGACCGTTGCCATCAACCGGCTCGATATGGCGGGCCGCGAACTCGACTACTTCCACAATGGTGGCTTTTTCCGGCTCTCAGGCGATGACTTCAACGGGCTGTTCGAGCTGCACCTTACGGACGAGGATCTGCCCTTCCTGCCTTATACCGAGTTCGCGAAGTTTCCGGACAGCGCACCAGGTGAGGCTGCCATCCGGCAGACATCCCGCCAGCTTCTGGCCTTCCATTTTCGCCGCCGTCCGGTCGCCAATCCCATCCGCGCCTTCGCGGCGGTTTTTCCGGCGCAGGTTGAAGTCATGGCCGAGCGGCCGTTCGGCTTCTTCCATAAATATGCCTTCAACACGCTGCGCCAGCTCGGGGCCAATTTCGAGCTGGCGGGCAGTCATCTCGATTGGCTGTCGGCGGATTTCGCCGAGGCGGCTTTTGAGGCGCGCCGGATTTCGGAAGTGGCGAAATCGGTGCAGTTTCAGCTTGCCCGAGCCGTGACGCGCAAGAAATTCGAGCCGTTGCAGACGGCGCTTGAGCCGGCCGCGGATGCATGGGATGCCATGATGGCGCTGCTTGAATAATCGCTTTAGTGAAAATGATCTCGTTCAAAAAGTCGCTTGCACTTTTGGGATCATGTTTTGAACCGGAGATCCAATGCAAAAGCGTTTGGCTGATATCAGCGGCAACACGCTGCAGGTCGAAGGGTGGAATCTGGTTCTGACGGATGCAGGCGCCTGCGCCTCGCCTTCGGACCTGTCGCTTTCGGCCGTCATCCCGGCGCCGGTGCCGGGCACTGTGGCGGAAGCGCTGGAAAAGGCCGGGCTCTTCGACCGGGAACATCCGCATCCGTTGAACGACCGCGATGCCTGGTATCTCTGCCGGTTGGTCGATGCCAATGCCGGCAATGCCGTCTTGCGGCTGGAAGGTCTGGCAACGCTCTGCGAAGTCTTCCTGAACGGCCGGAAAATTCTCAAATCCGAGAGCATGTTCGAAACGCATGATCTTGCCGTTCACCTGCATGGCGGCGACGAACTGGCATTGTGCTTCCGGGCGCTGGAGCCGCGCCTTGGAAAACCCGGCCCGCGCGCCCGCTGGCGGCCACAGATGATCACGCCGCAGGGATTGCGGCTGGCGCGCACAACGCTGCTTGGCCATATGCCTGGCTGGTGCCCGGAAATACAGGCGGTCGGACCCTGGCGGCCGGTGTCGCTGCTGCATCCGCATGAGCCCATCGTTCGCGACCTTTCGTTGCGGCCTGATCTGCTGGAGGATGGAGAGGGACGGCTTTATGCCTCGCTTTCGATCGAAGGGTATGTCAGCGAGGTTACCCTTCGCTGCGGCGATATCGAGCAGGCCTTCGAGCGGGACAGCCACGGCCGCTGCACGGCGATTCTTAAGATCCCTGGCGTGACGCCATGGTGGCCGCACACGCATGGAATACCGCATCTCCATGAGGTCACGCTGATCATCGATGACGTCGAGCATCCGCTCGGACGCACCGGCTTTCGCCGGCTGGCAATCGATCGCGGCGCCGATGGCCGGGATTTCGGCCTCCTGGTCAACGGCGAACGCATCTTCTGCCGTGGCGCGGTCTGGACCACGGCCGATATCGTGCGGCTGCCCGGCGGCCGCGACGATTATGAGCCGTGGCTGCGACTGGCGGCGGAGGCCGACATGAACATGGTTCGCATCGGCGGCACCATGGCCTATGAGACGCCGGATTTCTTTCGCCTCTGCGACGAGTTCGGCCTGCTGGTCTGGCAGGATTTCATGTTCGCCAATTTCGACTATCCGAAAGGCGATAAGGCTTGGAACGCCCATGTCGAGGCGGAAGTGGCGCAGTTTCTTTCCACCACGCGGCTGTCGCCATCACTCGCCGTCGCTTGCGGCGGCAGCGAAATCCATCAGCAGGCTGCGATGCTCGGCCTGCCGGAGCGATTGTGGGCGAGCCCGATCGTGGAGGAGATCATACCGGCGGTTGCCCGATCGGTTCGGCCGGATGTCCCCTATGTCGTCAATTCGCCCTTCGGCGGCGCCATGCCGTTTTCTCCGAATCAAGGGGTGACGCATTATTACGGCGTCGGAGCCTATATGCGTCCTCTCGATGACTCACGCCGCGCTGATGTCCGCTTTGCTGCGGAAAGCTTGGGTTTCGCGCATGTACCACAGGCCCGGACGCTGTCGCGGCATCTGTCGGTTCCTCCAGTCCAAAGCCCGCTATGGAAGGAGCGTGTGCCGCGCGATCGTGGCGCCTCCTGGGATTTCGAGGATGTGCGCGATCATTATCTCCGCGAGCTCTATGGTTTCGAGTCGGACCGGCTGCGGCGGGAGGATCCCGATCTCTATCTTGCTCTGTCGCAGGCGGTCACCGGCGAAGTCGCGGAAGAGTGTTATGCCGAGTGGCGGCGGCAGGGTTCGGGCTGCAACGGCGCGCTGGTCTGGACGCTGCAGGATTTATTGCCTGGCCCCGGCTGGGGCGTGATCGATTCGACCGGGGAACCGAAGCCAACATGGTATGCGCTGCGCCGCGCCTTTCGGCCCGTGCAGGTGCTTTTCACCGACGAAGGCACCAACGGCCTCGATGTCCATGTGATCAACGAGAGCAATGTGACGCTCGACCTCGATCTCGAGGTCCACTGCCTGCGCGATGGCTGGCAAAAAGTGGTGAGCGGCAAGCTTGGCCTCCCGATCGAAGCCCGCGCCAAGCGCAAGATCGCCTGCACCGATCTCTTCGGCGCCTTCTTCGACACCACCTATGCCTTCCGCTTCGGCCCGCCGTCGCATGACGTCACGGTGGCGCGTCTCACAGCGCCCGAGACCGAGGCGCTGATCGCCGAAGCTTTCTATTTCCCCTTGGGCAGGACGAAAGCCTTTCATGAGGCCGAAATCACGGCTTCCGTCGCGCAGCAGGACGATCACTGGTTCCTTGAACTACACAGCGACCGGCTGGCACAATCGGTACAGGTCGATCTTGAAGCCTATCGGGCGGAGGACGATTGGTTCCACTTGCCGTCGGGTGCGATGCGGCGGCTGAGGCTTCATCCGAGAGCTGGAACGTCGGCGGAAACTGTTCCCACCGGTCAGATCAGAGCCCTGGGTAGCCGGCGAGTAGTCGAAGTCTGATCAAGGTACGTCACTGGAGAGAACATTGCTGAAAAAGTTCGAACGATACCCGCTCACCTTTGGACCTACGCCCATTGAGAAGCTCGACCGCCTCGGCAAGCATCTAGGGGGAAAGATGGAAATTTACGCCAAACGCGAGGACTGCAACTCCGGTCTCGCGTTCGGCGGAAATAAGCTTCGCAAGCTCGAATACATCATCCCTGCTGCGATCGCGTCGAAAGCCGATACGCTTGTCTCCATCGGCGGCGTGCAGTCCAACCACACGCGAATGGTCGCGGCGGTCGCCGCCAAGATCGGCATGAAATGCGTGCTTGTCCAAGAGAGCTGGGTACCACATGAAGATGCCGTTTACGACCGAGTCGGTAACATTCTCTTGAGCCGTATCATGGGAGCAGAGGTGTGGCTGGTCGATGAGGGCTTTGACATCGGCATCCGCGGCAGTTGGGAAGCGGCACTCGACGAGGTCAAGTCAAGAGGAGGTAGACCCTATGCAATACCAGCCGGGGCATCCGTTCACACATTGGGTGGTCTCGGCTACGTCGGCTTCGCGGAGGAAGTCCGTGCACAGGAGAAGCAGCTTGGATTTGCCTTCGACTATATCGTGGTTTGCACGGTGACGGGTTCGACGCAAGCCGGCATGGTGGTCGGGTTCGCCAGAGACGGGCGACAGCGCAACGTGATCGGGATCGATGCCTCCGCAACCCCCACCAAAGCCAAGGCGCAAGTGCTAAAAATTGCCCGGCATACTGCAACGCTCGTTGAGCTCGGCGAGGAAATCGACGACGACGACGTGCTTTTGCTCGAGGGATATGCGTATCCTAGTTACGGCATTCCGTCCGAGGAAACGAAGGAGGCCATCCGCTTGTGCGCGCGGCTGGAGGGCATGATCATCGATCCCGTCTACGAGGGCAAATCAATGCAAGGGATGATCGACCTCGTGCAGAAGGGCTTTTTTCCAGAGGGATCGAAGG is from Rhizobium gallicum bv. gallicum R602sp and encodes:
- a CDS encoding glycoside hydrolase family 2 protein, whose product is MQKRLADISGNTLQVEGWNLVLTDAGACASPSDLSLSAVIPAPVPGTVAEALEKAGLFDREHPHPLNDRDAWYLCRLVDANAGNAVLRLEGLATLCEVFLNGRKILKSESMFETHDLAVHLHGGDELALCFRALEPRLGKPGPRARWRPQMITPQGLRLARTTLLGHMPGWCPEIQAVGPWRPVSLLHPHEPIVRDLSLRPDLLEDGEGRLYASLSIEGYVSEVTLRCGDIEQAFERDSHGRCTAILKIPGVTPWWPHTHGIPHLHEVTLIIDDVEHPLGRTGFRRLAIDRGADGRDFGLLVNGERIFCRGAVWTTADIVRLPGGRDDYEPWLRLAAEADMNMVRIGGTMAYETPDFFRLCDEFGLLVWQDFMFANFDYPKGDKAWNAHVEAEVAQFLSTTRLSPSLAVACGGSEIHQQAAMLGLPERLWASPIVEEIIPAVARSVRPDVPYVVNSPFGGAMPFSPNQGVTHYYGVGAYMRPLDDSRRADVRFAAESLGFAHVPQARTLSRHLSVPPVQSPLWKERVPRDRGASWDFEDVRDHYLRELYGFESDRLRREDPDLYLALSQAVTGEVAEECYAEWRRQGSGCNGALVWTLQDLLPGPGWGVIDSTGEPKPTWYALRRAFRPVQVLFTDEGTNGLDVHVINESNVTLDLDLEVHCLRDGWQKVVSGKLGLPIEARAKRKIACTDLFGAFFDTTYAFRFGPPSHDVTVARLTAPETEALIAEAFYFPLGRTKAFHEAEITASVAQQDDHWFLELHSDRLAQSVQVDLEAYRAEDDWFHLPSGAMRRLRLHPRAGTSAETVPTGQIRALGSRRVVEV
- a CDS encoding 1-aminocyclopropane-1-carboxylate deaminase, whose protein sequence is MLKKFERYPLTFGPTPIEKLDRLGKHLGGKMEIYAKREDCNSGLAFGGNKLRKLEYIIPAAIASKADTLVSIGGVQSNHTRMVAAVAAKIGMKCVLVQESWVPHEDAVYDRVGNILLSRIMGAEVWLVDEGFDIGIRGSWEAALDEVKSRGGRPYAIPAGASVHTLGGLGYVGFAEEVRAQEKQLGFAFDYIVVCTVTGSTQAGMVVGFARDGRQRNVIGIDASATPTKAKAQVLKIARHTATLVELGEEIDDDDVLLLEGYAYPSYGIPSEETKEAIRLCARLEGMIIDPVYEGKSMQGMIDLVQKGFFPEGSKVLYAHLGGAPAINGYSYTFRNG